The following are from one region of the Chromobacterium phragmitis genome:
- a CDS encoding tetratricopeptide repeat protein, whose amino-acid sequence MSRIAAGIALSALIAPAWPADAVDPGPRLLEQVRQWQDLGRPQDARHALDQLFLMAPPASALHAEALTLEALGQIQQKQPQQARQTLARLRAAHPGYPGVARVELMLRLRGEDSGKLQRARALAEAGRAEEAYAAFNQLYRGRPPEGGLELEYWQLVARLPGDGWRRAQAELQRLRTAYPSSHQTRIALASIYLLHPPVPQAVLDELLALSQFDDSRDDAMGLWRRALLQGSGNAPLDSYRQYLLRAPDDQTVKSRMEEEDAVQSRQRELLADPGYRALLASGQQLDANLLAAAEQSLKLASVRYGRDPQFLQNLGRLRERQGRYADAAAAYRQGLALGGGDGSGGWTMPAWPRCWRRPSLRWKDRTGPRPGRSWTTPDASSRTTTACWWRRLIGTRPAKTCPRRAITTGWRCGASLTTGRLWPV is encoded by the coding sequence ATGTCCCGCATCGCTGCCGGCATCGCATTGAGCGCGCTGATCGCGCCGGCCTGGCCGGCCGACGCGGTGGACCCCGGTCCGCGATTGCTGGAGCAGGTCCGGCAATGGCAGGACTTGGGGCGGCCGCAGGATGCGCGGCATGCGCTGGACCAGCTATTTTTGATGGCACCGCCTGCCTCGGCATTGCACGCCGAGGCCTTGACGCTGGAAGCCCTGGGGCAAATCCAGCAGAAGCAGCCGCAGCAGGCGCGGCAAACGCTGGCCCGTTTGCGCGCGGCCCACCCGGGCTATCCCGGCGTCGCCAGGGTGGAGCTGATGCTGCGGCTGAGGGGAGAGGACAGCGGCAAGCTGCAGCGCGCGCGGGCGCTGGCCGAGGCTGGGCGCGCGGAGGAGGCTTATGCCGCGTTCAATCAGTTGTACCGGGGCAGGCCGCCGGAAGGCGGGTTGGAGCTGGAGTACTGGCAGTTGGTCGCCAGGCTTCCCGGAGACGGCTGGAGGCGCGCGCAAGCCGAATTGCAGCGTTTGCGGACAGCGTACCCCTCCAGCCACCAGACTCGCATCGCTCTGGCCAGCATCTATTTGCTGCACCCCCCGGTGCCGCAGGCGGTACTGGACGAATTGTTGGCGTTGAGCCAGTTCGACGACAGCCGCGACGATGCGATGGGGCTGTGGCGCCGCGCGTTGCTGCAGGGCAGCGGCAACGCGCCGCTGGACAGTTATCGACAATACCTGCTGCGGGCGCCGGATGACCAGACGGTGAAAAGCCGGATGGAGGAAGAAGATGCCGTCCAGAGCCGCCAGCGCGAGCTGCTGGCCGATCCCGGCTATCGAGCATTGCTGGCCTCCGGCCAGCAGTTGGACGCCAATCTGCTGGCCGCCGCGGAGCAAAGCCTGAAACTGGCCTCAGTCCGTTACGGGCGCGATCCGCAATTTCTGCAAAACCTGGGGCGCCTGCGCGAAAGGCAGGGTCGCTACGCCGATGCCGCCGCCGCGTATCGACAGGGACTGGCGTTGGGAGGGGGGGATGGAAGCGGCGGCTGGACGATGCCCGCCTGGCCGAGATGCTGGCGGCGGCCAAGTCTGCGATGGAAGGACAGGACTGGGCCGCGGCCCGGGCGAAGCTGGACGACGCCCGACGCATCCAGCCGGACGACGACGGCCTGCTGGTGGCGGAGGCTGATTGGCACGCGGCCCGCAAAAACCTGCCCTCGGCGCGCGA